In Melitaea cinxia chromosome 4, ilMelCinx1.1, whole genome shotgun sequence, a single genomic region encodes these proteins:
- the LOC123670465 gene encoding trypsin delta-like: protein MSIVCQTLYTVIVLSISNARQSTVKCRIVIDYSELAGEAESNKHNILKFLNETRVQRKYKTLFDSLLKKLTAYAESIRRDSTRRIVSGVNTSIAAVPWQVSLREKTYPICGGSVITELWLLTAAHCLLRPQPKDLSVRLGSSWKTHGGEMYDVKESYVHPQYSRNTKVNDVGLIKLYSPLRFSARVLPIGMVDKNTRIPADRAAIVSGWGRLREGGPSAMFLQSSTVMTIAMKLCRNSGLDRNPIDPASMFCAGSFTQPSPDACHGDSGGPLVREGVLIGVVSWGLGCARGNFPGVYTRLSSPVIWDWIYGHIMKT, encoded by the exons ATGTCAATTGTATGTCAGACTTTATATACAGTGATAGTATTGTCTATATCTAACGCCAGACAAAGTACAGTGAAGTGTAGAATCGTGATAGACTATTCGGAGCTGGCCGGAGAAGCGGAGAGCAACAAACACAATATACTCAAGTTCCTGAACGAAACGAGAGTTCAGAGGAAGTATAAAACGCTTTTCGATTCGTTATTAAAGAAATTGACAG CGTACGCGGAGTCCATTAGAAGAG ATTCAACAAGGCGAATTGTTTCCGGAGTGAACACTTCAATAGCAGCGGTACCCTGGCAAGTGTCGTTGAGGGAAAAGACGTACCCCATATGTGGCGGGTCTGTAATCACCGAACTCTGGCTGCTGACCGCCGCGCACTGCCTCTTGCG ACCTCAACCAAAGGACCTAAGTGTTCGCCTTGGGTCTTCATGGAAAACCCACGGAGGGGAGATGTATGACGTGAAGGAGTCCTATGTCCACCCGCAATACTCCAGGAATACGAAAGTGAATGATGTAGGTCTGATCAAACTGTACTCTCCGCTTCGTTTCTCAGCAAGAGTTCTCCCAATCGGAATGGTGGATAAGAATACAAGGATTCCAGCAGACCGGGCTGCCATAGTTTCTGGATGGGGAAGACTGAga GAAGGTGGTCCAAGTGCAATGTTCTTACAATCGTCGACTGTAATGACAATTGCTATGAAACTGTGCCGCAACTCCGGTCTCGACAGAAACCCGATAGATCCTGCCTCCATGTTCTGCGCTGGATCTTTTACCCAGCCTTCgcctgatgcttgtcat GGTGACAGCGGAGGGCCTTTAGTCAGAGAAGGCGTTCTCATCGGTGTGGTCTCGTGGGGACTCGGTTGTGCACGCGGCAACTTCCCCGGCGTCTACACTCGTCTCTCCAGCCCTGTCATATGGGATTGGATATATGGACACATCATGAAGACGTGA
- the LOC123670356 gene encoding trypsin-like, whose protein sequence is MFTFQPGGRRIPRTMMEANVPVVPHWLCRLSYGDSLTNNMFCGGHFLIGGVSSCQGDSGGPAVFRGTAFGIVSFARGCALPLSPTVFSNVAALRDWVTQNTGV, encoded by the exons ATGTTCACATTCCAGCCAGGAGGACGTAGGATACCCAGAACGATGATGGAAGCAAATGTCCCAGTTGTTCCACACTGGTTGTGTAGACTGTCGTATGGTGACTCTCTTACCAATAACATGTTCTGCGGTGGACACTTCCTTATTGGAGGTGTATCTTCTTGTCAG GGTGATTCCGGCGGTCCAGCAGTGTTCAGAGGAACGGCATTCGGTATAGTATCGTTCGCAAGAGGATGCGCGCTCCCGCTGTCGCCAACTGTTTTCAGCAACGTCGCGGCGCTGCGGGACTGGGTCACACAGAACACTGGAGTGTAG